The following coding sequences are from one Gemmatimonadota bacterium window:
- a CDS encoding citrate synthase, which produces MASDTLTITDNRTGKQYEVPVTDDTIHATALRQIKVNAEDFGLMTYDPAFMNTAACRSAITFIDGDKGILRYRGYPIEQIAGQASFLEVAYLLSAGELPTHEQLAGWEHDIRFHTYVHTNIIKFLEGFRYDAHPMGMLLGAVGALSTFYPDAKDIHDPRNRYIQKVRLMAKLPTIASFCFRHARGLPYEFPRNDLDYIGNFVNMTFSIGGKHEPNPVLQRALEILLILHADHEQNCSTSAVRAVGSSGVDPFSAVSAGIAALYGPLHGGANEAVLRMLDEIGTKDRIPAFIEAVKKGGDRLMGFGHRVYKSYDPRAKLIKQVAYDVFQQTGLNPKLEIALELERIALEDEYFISRKLYPNVDFYSGLIYQAMGYPTDYFTVLFALGRLPGWLSQWEEMITDKEQKIARPRQIYTGPEEREFVPLVMRK; this is translated from the coding sequence GTGGCCAGCGACACCCTCACCATCACCGACAATCGCACCGGCAAGCAGTATGAAGTGCCGGTGACCGACGACACCATCCACGCGACCGCACTCCGCCAGATCAAGGTCAATGCCGAGGACTTCGGCCTGATGACCTACGATCCGGCGTTCATGAACACGGCCGCCTGCCGCAGCGCGATCACCTTCATCGACGGCGACAAGGGGATCCTCCGCTACCGCGGCTACCCGATCGAGCAGATTGCCGGGCAGGCCTCGTTCCTCGAAGTGGCCTATCTCCTGAGCGCGGGTGAACTGCCGACCCACGAACAGCTGGCCGGGTGGGAACACGACATCCGCTTCCACACCTACGTGCACACCAACATCATCAAGTTCCTCGAAGGGTTCCGCTACGACGCGCACCCGATGGGAATGCTGCTCGGCGCGGTCGGGGCGCTCTCCACGTTCTACCCCGACGCCAAGGACATCCACGATCCGCGCAATCGCTATATCCAGAAGGTCCGGCTCATGGCGAAGTTGCCGACGATCGCGTCGTTCTGCTTCCGGCACGCCCGCGGCCTCCCCTATGAGTTCCCGCGGAACGACCTCGACTACATCGGCAATTTCGTCAACATGACGTTCAGCATCGGCGGCAAGCACGAGCCCAATCCGGTGCTGCAGCGCGCCCTCGAGATCCTGCTGATCCTCCACGCCGACCACGAGCAGAACTGCTCCACCTCGGCGGTCCGCGCCGTGGGCTCCTCCGGCGTCGACCCGTTCTCGGCCGTCTCCGCCGGCATCGCCGCCCTCTATGGTCCGCTGCACGGCGGCGCCAACGAAGCCGTGCTCCGGATGCTTGACGAGATCGGCACCAAGGACCGGATCCCCGCGTTCATCGAGGCCGTCAAGAAGGGCGGCGATCGCCTCATGGGCTTCGGCCACCGCGTGTACAAGTCCTATGACCCGCGCGCCAAGTTGATCAAGCAGGTCGCCTATGACGTCTTCCAGCAGACCGGCCTCAACCCGAAGCTGGAAATCGCCCTGGAACTGGAGCGGATCGCGCTCGAGGACGAGTACTTCATCAGCCGGAAGCTCTACCCGAACGTCGACTTCTACTCCGGCCTGATCTACCAGGCGATGGGCTACCCGACCGACTACTTCACCGTGCTCTTCGCGCTCGGCCGCCTCCCCGGCTGGCTGTCACAGTGGGAAGAGATGATCACCGACAAGGAGCAGAAGATCGCCCGGCCGCGGCAGATCTATACGGGCCCCGAAGAGCGGGAGTTCGTGCCGCTCGTGATGCGCAAGTAA
- a CDS encoding acyl-CoA dehydrogenase family protein encodes MTDVLTPTASAPAAPSVDEARAVAEAAREAEWTAPSFLRELFAGRLPIGLVHPFPAPDPAMVAKAAPFLQELERFLREEVDSDAIDRAGKVPADVVQSLREMGAFGIKIDEQYGGLGLSQLMYTKAIGMVTSQDGSLTALLSASQSIGVAVPLKLFGTPEQKQRFLPRLAQGAISAFALTETGVGSDPAGLATTAEKSEDGTHWILNGEKLWCTNGPVAEVMVVMAKTGTRITAFIVEADMPGVEVVHRLGFMGLKAIENGVMRFTNVKVPAENVIWGEGKGLKLALITLNTGRLTLPASGVAGAKRALQIARKWAATRTQWGKPIGKHDAVAQMLGKMTADTFAMEAVAELASLLADRGDTDIRLEAAIAKLWNSEISGRIVDDCLQIKGGRGYETADSLRMRGEVPDPVERMYRDSRINRIFEGSSEIMRLFIAREAVDTHLKVAGDLIDPRMPLAAKGKALLRSAGFYAVWYPRLWLGTEWLRFGNFGALAGHLRFVGRRSRKLARTLFHAMVRFGPKLEQRQAVLFRLVDVGAELFAMTAAISRAETMARAGNRDAVAVADVFCRHARQRVDHLFRQAFGPDDVATYQLAQRVVKEEMTWLEAGIVREG; translated from the coding sequence ATGACCGACGTCCTCACGCCCACCGCCTCTGCTCCTGCCGCTCCGTCGGTCGACGAGGCGCGCGCGGTCGCCGAAGCGGCCCGCGAAGCGGAATGGACCGCGCCGTCGTTCCTGCGGGAGCTCTTTGCCGGGCGCCTGCCGATCGGCCTGGTCCACCCCTTCCCCGCCCCCGATCCCGCGATGGTCGCCAAGGCCGCCCCTTTCCTCCAGGAACTCGAACGCTTCCTTCGCGAGGAGGTCGACAGCGACGCCATCGATCGCGCGGGGAAGGTTCCCGCCGACGTGGTGCAATCACTCCGCGAGATGGGCGCCTTCGGCATCAAGATCGACGAGCAGTACGGCGGCCTGGGCCTCTCGCAACTGATGTACACCAAGGCGATCGGCATGGTGACGTCGCAGGACGGGTCGCTCACCGCCCTGCTCTCGGCGTCGCAGTCGATCGGCGTGGCCGTTCCGTTGAAGCTCTTTGGCACACCGGAACAGAAGCAGCGCTTCCTCCCCCGCCTCGCCCAGGGGGCCATCTCCGCCTTTGCCCTGACCGAGACCGGCGTCGGCTCCGATCCGGCCGGGCTCGCCACCACCGCCGAGAAGAGCGAGGATGGGACCCACTGGATCCTCAACGGCGAGAAGCTCTGGTGCACCAACGGTCCCGTGGCTGAGGTGATGGTGGTCATGGCGAAGACCGGGACGCGGATCACCGCCTTCATCGTCGAGGCCGACATGCCCGGCGTCGAAGTGGTGCACCGGCTCGGCTTCATGGGACTGAAGGCGATCGAGAATGGCGTGATGCGCTTCACCAACGTGAAGGTGCCCGCCGAGAACGTGATCTGGGGCGAGGGGAAGGGATTGAAGCTGGCGTTGATCACCCTCAACACCGGACGGCTCACCTTGCCGGCCTCGGGCGTCGCCGGCGCCAAGCGCGCGCTCCAGATCGCCAGGAAGTGGGCGGCGACGCGCACGCAGTGGGGGAAGCCGATCGGCAAGCACGACGCGGTGGCCCAGATGCTTGGCAAGATGACTGCTGACACCTTCGCGATGGAGGCAGTCGCGGAACTCGCCTCGCTGCTCGCCGATCGCGGCGACACCGACATTCGCCTCGAGGCGGCGATCGCCAAGCTCTGGAACTCGGAGATCAGCGGGCGCATCGTCGACGACTGCCTGCAGATCAAGGGGGGGCGCGGCTACGAGACCGCCGACTCGCTCCGGATGCGCGGCGAAGTGCCCGACCCTGTCGAGCGGATGTATCGTGACTCGCGGATCAACCGGATCTTCGAAGGCTCCAGCGAAATCATGCGCCTCTTCATCGCGCGCGAAGCCGTCGACACCCACCTCAAGGTCGCCGGTGATCTGATCGACCCACGGATGCCGCTCGCCGCGAAGGGAAAGGCATTGCTCCGCTCGGCGGGCTTCTACGCCGTCTGGTATCCGCGACTCTGGCTCGGTACGGAGTGGCTGCGCTTCGGCAACTTCGGCGCGCTCGCCGGACATCTCCGCTTCGTCGGCCGCCGCTCCCGCAAGCTCGCGCGCACGCTCTTCCATGCCATGGTCCGCTTCGGCCCGAAGCTGGAGCAGCGCCAGGCCGTGCTCTTCCGCCTGGTCGATGTCGGCGCCGAACTCTTCGCGATGACCGCGGCGATCAGCCGAGCCGAGACGATGGCGCGCGCGGGCAACCGCGATGCGGTCGCGGTCGCCGACGTCTTCTGTCGGCACGCCCGCCAGCGCGTGGATCACCTCTTCCGGCAGGCGTTCGGGCCGGATGACGTGGCTACCTATCAGCTCGCGCAGCGGGTCGTGAAGGAGGAGATGACGTGGTTGGAGGCGGGGATTGTTCGTGAGGGGTGA
- a CDS encoding cytochrome c3 family protein: protein MIRRISGLVLLLGTVAGIAIGAARAPRAPDPFDHGKHAKLFVSCTACHVGAERAGVSIFPTAAQCATCHDGAAQRIVDWQPRVGPPITHLNFNHRVHIERRRARHADSSGTCVDCHATGGAQWMDVRGPDAPQCLSCHKLGRENHFSLPDSACATCHIALSKATGLSRERIARFPRPLSHDDPNFQSKAGHGKQAKATVGTQQVASSCATCHVRPYCTYCHVNAPEIPAIQALGFFNAAVALPRKFDQPATHQRADFESQHGKQAGHGAQACQTCHTRESCAVCHVNQLPAAARGLYPAGPGRGAGAMPKAKAPLTHTPTWPTKHGTVAAATMQTCASCHTRQSCLTCHVPNTANRGQYHPASFLTRHPADAYSRASSCAECHNQQQFCQSCHQQSGVVSQRALLGAGGYHDGNRQFFVGHGQAARQSLESCASCHVERDCLTCHSAQKGRGFSPHGPGFDSERMLRKNPQLCMACHGTAIPRRQ from the coding sequence ATGATCCGTCGCATCAGCGGACTGGTGCTGCTCCTCGGAACCGTCGCTGGCATCGCGATCGGCGCGGCTCGTGCGCCGCGCGCCCCCGATCCGTTCGATCACGGCAAGCATGCCAAGTTGTTCGTCTCCTGCACGGCATGCCACGTCGGTGCCGAGCGGGCCGGAGTCAGCATCTTCCCGACCGCCGCCCAATGCGCCACCTGCCATGACGGCGCGGCGCAGCGCATCGTCGATTGGCAACCGCGCGTCGGTCCGCCGATCACCCACCTGAATTTCAATCACCGCGTCCACATTGAGCGGCGTCGGGCCCGGCATGCCGACTCGTCCGGCACCTGCGTCGACTGCCATGCCACGGGCGGCGCCCAGTGGATGGACGTGCGGGGGCCCGACGCCCCCCAGTGCCTGAGCTGTCACAAGCTTGGACGCGAGAATCACTTTTCGCTGCCCGATTCGGCGTGTGCCACGTGCCACATCGCCCTGTCGAAGGCGACGGGCCTGAGCCGCGAGCGGATCGCCCGGTTCCCGCGACCGCTGAGCCACGATGACCCCAATTTCCAGTCGAAGGCTGGTCACGGGAAGCAGGCGAAGGCCACGGTCGGGACGCAGCAGGTCGCCTCGAGTTGTGCCACGTGCCACGTGCGGCCCTACTGCACCTACTGCCACGTGAACGCGCCAGAGATTCCCGCCATTCAGGCGCTCGGCTTCTTCAACGCGGCGGTGGCGTTGCCGAGGAAGTTCGACCAGCCCGCCACGCACCAACGGGCGGATTTCGAGTCGCAACATGGCAAGCAGGCCGGGCACGGGGCACAGGCATGCCAGACCTGCCACACGCGGGAGAGCTGCGCGGTCTGCCACGTCAACCAGTTGCCGGCCGCGGCACGCGGCCTCTATCCGGCAGGCCCCGGTCGTGGGGCCGGCGCGATGCCGAAGGCGAAGGCACCGTTGACCCACACGCCGACCTGGCCAACCAAGCATGGAACCGTCGCCGCGGCCACGATGCAGACCTGCGCGTCCTGTCACACACGGCAGAGCTGCCTGACGTGCCACGTGCCGAACACCGCCAATCGCGGGCAGTACCATCCCGCGAGCTTCCTGACGCGGCATCCGGCCGATGCCTACTCGCGCGCGAGTTCGTGTGCCGAGTGCCATAACCAGCAGCAGTTCTGCCAAAGCTGCCACCAGCAGTCCGGCGTCGTGTCGCAGCGCGCCCTCCTCGGCGCCGGCGGCTATCACGACGGCAATCGCCAGTTCTTCGTGGGCCATGGGCAGGCGGCGCGGCAGTCCCTCGAAAGCTGCGCATCGTGTCACGTGGAGCGGGATTGCCTGACCTGCCACTCGGCGCAGAAGGGCCGCGGCTTCTCGCCGCACGGCCCCGGGTTCGACTCCGAACGGATGCTCCGCAAGAATCCGCAACTCTGCATGGCGTGCCACGGCACGGCGATCCCCCGCCGGCAATAG
- a CDS encoding ADP-ribosylglycohydrolase family protein, whose protein sequence is MTPPPATPALDTDARRTGFLVGAVVGARLAARTATCHDPDAVREALAGQGVVPLPPPPGRRPAAVALGDGLLEEFLEGGVDLRRLSGRYLAWWREDGFEAGPLLEAALAQMAEFDAPAATLPAAGTAPLVAALPAALASATPATMVSGAFHVARLLDPSEHAALAAVALVVTASRLLDGQRDFIPDVLALLRSNRASEAMLEAVRAVPRDPRRAPPAPNGEEPDPTTTLAWLLWQLQHRPRGVEALTEMVQRGGMSPLVGSLFGAMIGARDGVGNWPAAWIGDAGEDVHLRESIARRMHG, encoded by the coding sequence ATGACGCCGCCCCCTGCTACCCCCGCGCTCGACACCGATGCTCGCCGCACCGGCTTCCTGGTGGGAGCCGTCGTCGGCGCTCGGCTCGCCGCACGCACCGCCACCTGTCACGATCCGGATGCGGTCCGCGAGGCGCTGGCGGGGCAGGGGGTCGTACCGTTGCCGCCGCCGCCCGGCCGCCGGCCGGCCGCCGTCGCACTGGGCGACGGCCTGCTGGAGGAATTTCTCGAGGGAGGGGTGGACCTGCGCCGCCTCAGCGGTCGCTACCTCGCGTGGTGGCGGGAGGATGGCTTCGAGGCCGGCCCACTCCTGGAAGCCGCGCTCGCGCAGATGGCCGAGTTCGATGCGCCCGCCGCCACCCTTCCCGCCGCTGGCACCGCCCCGCTGGTGGCCGCGCTCCCCGCCGCGCTTGCCTCGGCGACACCCGCCACGATGGTCTCCGGCGCCTTCCATGTGGCGCGGCTGCTCGATCCGTCGGAGCACGCGGCGCTCGCCGCCGTGGCGCTCGTGGTGACGGCGTCACGCCTCCTCGACGGTCAACGCGATTTCATCCCCGATGTGCTCGCGCTGCTGCGCAGCAATCGCGCGTCGGAGGCGATGCTCGAGGCGGTGCGCGCCGTGCCCCGTGATCCGCGGCGGGCACCACCGGCCCCGAATGGCGAGGAACCCGACCCCACGACCACGCTCGCCTGGCTGCTCTGGCAGCTCCAGCACCGGCCCCGCGGGGTCGAGGCGCTCACCGAGATGGTGCAGCGCGGTGGCATGAGCCCCCTCGTCGGCTCGCTCTTTGGAGCGATGATCGGCGCGCGAGACGGCGTCGGCAACTGGCCCGCCGCGTGGATTGGCGACGCGGGCGAGGATGTTCATCTGCGCGAGTCCATCGCACGACGGATGCATGGGTGA
- a CDS encoding TetR family transcriptional regulator: MPRPTPVAPPARLRDAERSRTAILEAGAELFAELGYEATSLAAVGVRAGLSRGTPGYFFGSKAELYHAVLEQAFADALETIRAGQLRAMRSARPPAEVLAGVVSDYVDFVVAHPNFLRLIQREALGEGAGLDSRSLRQAVGSEAVTALAQELGFAPRARTQVMHLLLSMLALTWFPALHETTLVPAIGFDRPSGAFLTARKRHITTLLLGALPSRRATPTKRRPR, translated from the coding sequence ATGCCCCGCCCCACCCCGGTCGCCCCACCCGCGCGGCTCCGCGACGCGGAGCGCAGCCGCACCGCCATTCTCGAGGCCGGCGCCGAGCTCTTTGCGGAGCTGGGCTACGAGGCCACCTCGCTCGCTGCGGTCGGCGTGCGCGCCGGTCTCTCGCGCGGCACCCCGGGCTACTTCTTCGGCTCCAAGGCCGAGCTGTACCACGCGGTGCTCGAGCAGGCCTTCGCCGATGCGCTGGAGACCATCCGCGCCGGGCAGCTCCGCGCCATGCGCAGCGCCCGGCCCCCGGCGGAGGTCCTCGCTGGCGTCGTCTCCGACTACGTCGACTTCGTGGTGGCGCATCCGAATTTCCTCCGGCTGATCCAGCGCGAGGCGCTCGGCGAGGGCGCCGGCCTCGATTCGCGGTCGCTCCGGCAGGCCGTCGGCAGTGAGGCGGTCACCGCGCTGGCCCAGGAACTCGGCTTTGCCCCGCGCGCACGGACGCAGGTCATGCACCTCCTCCTCTCGATGCTCGCGCTCACCTGGTTTCCGGCGCTGCACGAGACCACGCTCGTCCCGGCGATCGGTTTCGATCGCCCGTCGGGCGCGTTCCTCACGGCCCGCAAGCGGCACATCACCACCCTGTTGCTCGGCGCGCTCCCTTCCCGCCGCGCCACCCCGACCAAGCGGAGACCCCGATGA
- a CDS encoding outer membrane beta-barrel protein has product MRVPTIAIRPTLTRGSLLLLLLMPAAAPATAQQLSLGAGYTRMEGRIGDSQSDHGMIVRLGVDLVTRRYLTWGLEGGVERLNEVHRQSTTDCFLPGGGTGPCHFDSRNRDTGWSLGTTLRIAPAEGSVRPYAVVGLGYLTVRERNRQVVTDDTGATLPNFSYDASFNDQALQGHLGAGVTARPASWPVALYAEGRMTRLIHNYSGGIVGNWNPTIVVGVRR; this is encoded by the coding sequence ATGCGTGTACCCACCATCGCCATCCGGCCGACCCTGACGCGCGGGTCGTTGCTGCTCTTGCTCCTCATGCCAGCCGCGGCACCAGCCACAGCGCAGCAGCTTTCCCTCGGTGCCGGCTACACAAGAATGGAAGGCCGCATCGGCGACTCCCAGTCGGATCATGGGATGATCGTCCGCCTCGGCGTCGACCTCGTCACCCGCCGGTACCTCACCTGGGGCCTCGAGGGGGGCGTGGAGCGGCTGAACGAAGTCCACCGTCAGTCGACGACCGACTGCTTCCTTCCTGGTGGCGGGACCGGTCCCTGCCACTTCGATAGCCGTAACCGGGACACCGGCTGGTCGTTGGGGACCACGCTGCGCATTGCCCCGGCTGAGGGATCGGTGCGCCCGTACGCCGTGGTCGGGCTCGGCTACCTCACGGTCCGCGAGCGCAACCGGCAGGTGGTCACCGACGACACCGGCGCCACACTGCCAAACTTCTCCTACGACGCAAGCTTCAATGACCAGGCGCTGCAGGGCCATTTGGGCGCCGGCGTGACAGCGCGTCCGGCGTCATGGCCCGTCGCGCTCTACGCCGAGGGGCGGATGACGCGGCTGATTCACAATTACTCCGGCGGGATCGTGGGGAATTGGAATCCGACGATTGTGGTGGGGGTGAGAAGGTAG
- the msrB gene encoding peptide-methionine (R)-S-oxide reductase MsrB: protein MQYRVTQHEGTEPPFENEYWDRHEDGIYVDVVSGEPLFSSRDKFDSGTGWPSFTKPINHDAVATRTDRSLPYMTRTEVRSAQADSHLGHVFDDGPGPEGVRFCMNSAALRFIPVAELEANGYGAYRGLFEDRP, encoded by the coding sequence ATGCAGTATCGCGTCACCCAGCACGAGGGGACCGAGCCGCCGTTCGAGAACGAGTACTGGGACCGTCACGAGGATGGCATCTATGTGGATGTCGTCTCGGGCGAACCGCTCTTCTCGTCTCGCGACAAGTTCGACTCCGGCACGGGCTGGCCGTCGTTCACCAAGCCGATCAACCACGACGCCGTGGCGACCCGGACCGACCGCTCGCTGCCCTACATGACGCGCACCGAGGTCCGGTCCGCGCAGGCAGACTCGCACCTCGGCCACGTCTTCGATGATGGCCCAGGGCCCGAGGGGGTTCGTTTCTGCATGAACTCGGCGGCGCTCCGGTTCATTCCGGTGGCCGAGCTCGAGGCGAACGGGTACGGGGCGTATCGGGGCCTGTTTGAGGATCGACCGTAA
- a CDS encoding TonB-dependent receptor — protein sequence MPFVGLSRALRWAALSLLLPAAALAQGAVAGTVVDDASGIALTGVVVRVEGTTREALTDRTGRFLLTGLPTGRQEIVTRYIGYAVARATVTVEAGRTVSTTFRLRSVTTDLGTLVVTATRSGQASALNQQQNAANVTNVVAADQIGRFPDANIGDALKRIPGITVAIDQGEARFGSIRGTEPRFNSVMVNGERVPSAEAEVRQVQLDLIPADMVQAVEVNKSLTPEMDADAIGGSVNIVTRAAPTGFRLSTTLGSGYNWIRNEPVLLGSAIIGTRFLNDRLGVIASGSYYDQQYGSDNKEGVWDKTAAGAAYATQFDVRRYDIQRIRKSVSGSVDYRFDAGNTVMFRAIYNNRNDWENRFRARYIFGAPNASGVQNTEIRRQTKGGGPEDRLKATRLEDQRTQSYQLSGEHLIGRRAQVSWSASTAKASETRPDERYIDWRVRNIAYTADYSDEQTPQFAPVNAALVTPDRYTFRRIEQLESFTEDRDRNGRLDLRLPLADGDRGTTLKVGARYRDKEKLRDNSYDFAAPVTGSAFANLTLKGNADFTTDRNYAGNYQYGVFTTPAQLAALDLFNAAQFTLSDQPAEYAAGNFTATETITAGYAQVEQRLGAAVSLIGGARVERTKVDYRGFEFNVDDETISPTVGGQSYTDVLPSVNLRWQAAPSTVVRAAWTNSLARPNYYDLVPYRSVSLDDDELSTGNPDLKPTRAMNLDLTAERYFASVGLVSGGVFHKQIDDFIYNFTAFNEVDAVTGRTFAQISRPRNGAKARLTGVEVAVQRQLDFLPGVLKGLGVYLNYTYTDSKVEGLDIAGRENEKLPLLGTAKHSANASLSYDGTRLAFRVALNYQSEALDAGEGGYNEDAFFDRWADRRTDIDANATFALTPKARFFVEANNLNNRPLRYFQGTRGRLAQDEFYGRRVQTGLKIDF from the coding sequence ATGCCGTTTGTCGGTCTGTCCCGCGCCCTCCGTTGGGCCGCCCTCTCCCTGCTCCTCCCCGCGGCTGCGCTGGCGCAGGGCGCCGTCGCCGGCACCGTGGTGGATGACGCCTCGGGCATCGCGCTCACCGGCGTGGTCGTCCGTGTCGAGGGCACCACGCGCGAGGCGCTCACGGACCGCACTGGGCGATTCCTCCTCACTGGCCTCCCCACCGGACGGCAGGAGATCGTCACCCGCTACATCGGTTACGCCGTGGCCCGGGCCACCGTCACCGTCGAGGCGGGGCGCACGGTCAGCACGACTTTCCGGCTCCGGTCGGTCACGACCGACCTCGGTACCCTCGTGGTGACTGCCACGCGTAGCGGCCAGGCCTCGGCCCTCAATCAGCAGCAGAACGCCGCGAACGTGACCAACGTCGTCGCCGCCGATCAGATCGGCCGCTTCCCCGATGCCAACATCGGCGACGCCCTGAAGCGCATCCCCGGCATCACCGTCGCGATCGACCAGGGCGAGGCGCGCTTCGGGTCGATCCGTGGCACCGAGCCGCGCTTCAACTCGGTCATGGTCAACGGCGAGCGGGTCCCGTCGGCGGAGGCCGAGGTTCGCCAGGTGCAGCTCGACCTGATCCCGGCGGACATGGTGCAGGCAGTCGAGGTCAACAAGTCGCTCACGCCGGAGATGGATGCCGACGCCATCGGCGGGTCGGTCAACATCGTGACCCGCGCAGCACCGACAGGCTTCCGGCTCTCGACCACGCTCGGCTCCGGCTACAACTGGATCCGCAACGAGCCGGTCCTGCTCGGCTCGGCGATCATCGGCACGCGCTTCCTGAACGACCGGCTCGGCGTCATCGCCAGCGGCTCGTACTACGATCAGCAGTACGGCTCGGACAACAAGGAAGGGGTCTGGGACAAGACGGCGGCCGGTGCGGCCTACGCGACGCAGTTCGACGTTCGACGCTACGACATCCAGCGGATTCGCAAGTCGGTCTCCGGCTCGGTGGACTACCGCTTCGATGCCGGCAACACCGTCATGTTCCGGGCGATCTACAACAACCGCAATGACTGGGAGAACCGCTTCCGGGCACGCTACATCTTCGGGGCGCCCAATGCCAGCGGGGTGCAGAACACCGAAATCCGCCGGCAGACCAAGGGCGGCGGTCCAGAGGACCGACTCAAGGCCACTCGCCTCGAAGACCAGCGCACCCAGAGCTATCAGCTCTCTGGCGAGCATCTGATCGGCCGCCGGGCGCAGGTCAGCTGGTCGGCGTCGACGGCGAAGGCCTCCGAGACTCGCCCGGACGAGCGCTACATCGACTGGCGCGTGCGGAACATCGCCTACACCGCCGACTATTCGGATGAGCAGACGCCCCAGTTCGCGCCGGTCAACGCCGCGCTGGTGACCCCGGACCGCTACACCTTCCGCCGGATCGAGCAGCTGGAGAGCTTCACCGAGGACCGCGATCGCAACGGGCGCCTGGACCTCCGGCTTCCGCTGGCGGATGGCGATCGGGGCACCACGCTGAAGGTGGGCGCGCGCTACCGCGACAAGGAGAAGCTCCGCGACAACAGCTACGATTTCGCGGCACCGGTCACCGGCAGCGCCTTTGCCAACTTGACGCTCAAGGGCAACGCCGACTTCACGACCGATCGGAACTACGCCGGCAATTATCAGTACGGCGTCTTCACGACGCCCGCCCAGCTGGCCGCCCTCGACCTCTTCAACGCGGCGCAGTTCACGCTCTCGGACCAGCCGGCAGAGTACGCGGCCGGCAACTTCACGGCGACCGAGACGATCACCGCCGGCTATGCCCAGGTCGAGCAGCGCCTCGGCGCGGCCGTCTCGCTGATCGGCGGCGCGCGCGTCGAGCGCACCAAGGTGGATTACCGCGGCTTCGAGTTCAACGTGGACGACGAGACCATCTCCCCCACCGTGGGCGGCCAGTCCTATACCGATGTCCTCCCCAGCGTGAACCTGCGCTGGCAGGCCGCGCCGAGCACCGTCGTGCGGGCCGCGTGGACGAACTCGCTGGCTCGGCCGAACTACTATGACCTCGTGCCGTACCGCTCCGTGTCGCTCGATGACGACGAGCTGTCGACCGGCAATCCGGACTTGAAGCCGACGCGTGCGATGAACCTCGACTTGACCGCGGAACGCTATTTCGCCTCGGTCGGTCTCGTTTCCGGCGGCGTCTTCCACAAGCAGATCGACGACTTCATCTACAACTTCACCGCGTTCAACGAAGTGGATGCCGTCACCGGGCGGACCTTCGCGCAGATTTCGCGGCCGCGGAACGGCGCCAAGGCGCGCCTCACCGGCGTGGAAGTCGCCGTGCAGCGGCAGCTGGACTTCCTCCCCGGCGTCCTGAAGGGTCTGGGCGTCTACCTGAACTACACCTACACCGATTCGAAGGTGGAAGGGCTCGACATCGCCGGGCGCGAGAACGAGAAGCTGCCGCTCCTCGGCACGGCGAAGCACAGCGCGAACGCCTCCCTCTCCTACGATGGCACGCGACTCGCCTTCCGCGTCGCGCTCAACTACCAGAGCGAAGCGCTCGACGCCGGCGAGGGGGGCTACAACGAGGACGCCTTCTTCGACCGCTGGGCGGACCGGCGCACCGACATCGACGCGAACGCCACCTTTGCCCTGACCCCGAAGGCACGGTTCTTCGTCGAAGCCAACAACCTCAACAACCGCCCGCTGCGTTACTTCCAGGGCACCCGCGGCCGCCTGGCGCAGGACGAGTTCTACGGGCGCCGGGTGCAGACGGGGTTGAAGATCGACTTCTGA